Proteins from one Myxococcales bacterium genomic window:
- a CDS encoding CBS domain-containing protein yields MTREVFTLFEEDNLLGVEEGMQHFRFRHLPVVDDGKLVGLITLRDLLGVAASVAEFGSQQKTHTIKERLFARDVMVRELVTVREDTPIADAGLLMWNSKLGCLPVVGDDGQLVGIVTEADFVKLALKLLEPVP; encoded by the coding sequence ATGACCCGCGAGGTCTTCACCTTGTTCGAGGAAGACAACCTCCTCGGTGTCGAAGAAGGCATGCAGCACTTCCGCTTTCGGCATCTGCCGGTCGTGGACGACGGCAAGCTCGTCGGGCTGATCACGCTGCGCGACCTGCTGGGGGTCGCCGCCAGCGTTGCGGAGTTCGGCAGTCAGCAGAAGACTCACACCATCAAGGAGCGTCTGTTCGCGCGAGATGTCATGGTGCGCGAGCTGGTCACGGTCCGCGAGGACACCCCCATCGCGGACGCCGGACTTCTGATGTGGAACAGCAAGCTCGGCTGTTTGCCGGTGGTGGGCGACGACGGTCAACTCGTCGGTATCGTCACCGAAGCCGATTTCGTGAAGCTGGCTTTGAAGCTACTTGAACCCGTGCCCTGA